A window from Moritella yayanosii encodes these proteins:
- the pstA gene encoding phosphate ABC transporter permease PstA — MKNWFRSGSPWIWMTGGAVSISLIAVLGLLTLIAWRGLTYFWPSAIHEFNVQLEDGSSRIVIGEIYDREVVPIQRLLEAGVKIDPTLETVERILVKTGNREYVDLDFRWLLGPAITQQSTPAAVAVFERVTNGNFYGYPVAVEEDGVTKTLTSAEQLDVLIERAVELNNKSKGLQKGEISSVNYELERIRLKLRSYELNDELTSEIETKYQKIADTLRAKYQIYEAQLFSYRDQANRDAVIVRDMRGVEVRIPLSNVLDVTYPNDMGMVSKITHWFANIGSFISSDPREANTEGGVFPAIFGTIFMVMLMAVIVTPLGVVAAIYLHEYAPKNWLTKMIRIAVINLAGVPSIVYGVFGLGFFVYMLGGSIDDLFYPESSPSPVFGSPGVLWSALTLAILTLPVVIVSTEEGLSRIPTSLRQGSLALGATKFETLWRIVIPMASPAIMTGLILAVARAAGEVAPLMLVGVVKLAPTLPVDMNFPYIHVERKFMHLGFHIYDVGFQSPNVEAARPLVYATSFLLVTVIIGLNLTAIAVRNHLREKFKNLEL, encoded by the coding sequence ATGAAAAATTGGTTTCGCTCAGGATCGCCTTGGATATGGATGACAGGTGGTGCTGTAAGTATAAGTTTGATTGCCGTTCTTGGTTTGTTAACGTTGATCGCATGGCGTGGTCTCACTTACTTCTGGCCAAGTGCAATACATGAATTTAATGTACAGCTTGAAGATGGCTCTAGTCGCATTGTTATTGGCGAGATCTATGATCGTGAAGTTGTGCCTATTCAGCGTCTACTTGAAGCGGGTGTGAAGATTGACCCAACGTTAGAAACGGTAGAGCGTATTTTGGTGAAAACCGGTAATCGTGAATATGTTGATCTCGACTTCAGGTGGTTACTGGGACCAGCAATTACGCAACAATCAACCCCCGCGGCGGTGGCCGTGTTTGAACGTGTCACTAACGGTAACTTTTATGGCTATCCTGTTGCTGTCGAAGAAGACGGGGTAACCAAAACGCTAACTTCTGCCGAGCAATTAGACGTCTTGATTGAGCGTGCGGTTGAATTAAACAACAAATCAAAAGGTTTACAGAAAGGTGAAATCAGTTCGGTTAACTACGAATTAGAACGTATTCGGTTAAAATTACGTAGCTACGAATTAAATGATGAACTGACCAGTGAAATTGAAACGAAATACCAAAAGATTGCGGATACATTGCGTGCAAAATATCAAATTTATGAAGCGCAATTATTCAGTTATCGTGACCAAGCTAATCGTGATGCGGTGATCGTCAGAGACATGCGTGGTGTGGAAGTGCGTATTCCATTATCCAATGTGCTTGACGTCACGTACCCGAACGACATGGGCATGGTGAGTAAAATTACTCACTGGTTTGCTAATATAGGTAGCTTTATTAGCAGTGATCCACGTGAAGCAAATACCGAAGGCGGTGTATTTCCCGCAATTTTTGGTACTATTTTCATGGTGATGTTGATGGCTGTTATCGTCACGCCATTAGGAGTGGTTGCGGCTATTTACTTACACGAATATGCCCCTAAAAATTGGCTAACGAAAATGATCCGGATTGCGGTGATTAACCTCGCCGGTGTACCATCAATCGTATACGGTGTATTTGGTTTAGGTTTCTTTGTTTACATGCTCGGTGGTTCAATTGATGATCTATTCTATCCTGAGTCATCACCATCACCAGTATTTGGTTCGCCTGGGGTATTATGGTCGGCATTAACATTGGCTATCTTAACGCTACCCGTGGTGATTGTATCAACGGAAGAAGGTTTATCTCGTATACCGACATCATTACGTCAAGGTTCGTTAGCACTGGGTGCAACAAAGTTTGAAACGTTATGGCGTATTGTTATTCCAATGGCGAGCCCCGCTATTATGACGGGTCTGATTCTCGCTGTGGCTCGTGCTGCCGGTGAAGTTGCACCCTTGATGCTGGTGGGTGTGGTTAAATTAGCACCGACATTGCCGGTTGATATGAATTTCCCCTATATACACGTTGAACGTAAGTTTATGCACTTAGGTTTCCATATTTATGATGTTGGTTTCCAAAGTCCAAACGTAGAAGCGGCAAGACCATTAGTTTATGCCACGTCGTTCTTGTTAGTCACGGTTATTATCGGACTGAATTTAACGGCCATTGCTGTGCGTAACCATTTACGTGAAAAATTCAAAAATTTAGAACTATAG
- the pstB gene encoding phosphate ABC transporter ATP-binding protein PstB: MIDMSSNLTDAISLDVANLSIENTALEIKNLDLFYGDKQALFDISMKIPKKQVTAFIGPSGCGKSTLLRCINRMNDLVDICHITGDINLRGKNIYDRDVDVATLRRNVGMVFQRPNPFPKSIYENVIYGLRLQGIKDKRHLDDAAESSLRGAAIWDEVKDRLHDNAFGLSGGQQQRLVIARAIAIEPEILLLDEPTSALDPISTLVIEELISELKKKFTVVIVTHNMQQAARVSDHTAFMYMGKLVEYSDTNTLFTTPAKKQTEDYITGKYG, encoded by the coding sequence ATGATTGATATGAGTTCAAATCTTACTGATGCAATAAGCCTAGATGTTGCTAACTTATCCATAGAAAATACGGCATTAGAAATTAAAAATTTAGACTTATTTTATGGCGACAAACAGGCGTTGTTTGATATCAGTATGAAAATACCGAAAAAACAAGTCACCGCGTTCATTGGCCCATCGGGGTGTGGTAAATCAACACTATTGCGTTGTATTAACCGCATGAATGATTTAGTTGATATTTGCCATATTACAGGTGATATTAATTTACGGGGTAAAAACATTTATGACCGTGATGTTGATGTCGCGACACTACGTCGTAACGTTGGTATGGTGTTCCAGCGCCCGAATCCCTTTCCTAAATCTATATATGAAAATGTGATCTATGGTTTACGCTTACAAGGTATCAAGGACAAACGTCATCTGGATGACGCAGCTGAATCGTCATTACGTGGTGCGGCGATCTGGGATGAAGTTAAAGACCGGTTACATGATAATGCCTTTGGATTATCTGGTGGTCAGCAACAGCGTCTGGTGATTGCCCGTGCCATTGCGATTGAACCGGAAATTTTGTTACTTGATGAACCAACGTCAGCACTGGATCCGATCTCGACATTGGTGATTGAAGAGCTGATCTCGGAACTGAAGAAAAAATTTACGGTTGTTATCGTTACCCATAATATGCAACAAGCGGCACGCGTATCAGACCATACTGCCTTCATGTATATGGGTAAATTAGTCGAATATTCAGATACTAATACCTTGTTTACCACACCCGCTAAAAAGCAAACCGAAGATTACATTACGGGTAAATACGGTTAA
- the phoU gene encoding phosphate signaling complex protein PhoU has translation MDNLTLGRHISGQFNAELESIRNQVMVMGGLVEEQLNSAIEVLTSQDLDMANKIIGTDKSVNSMEVAVDEACTRIIAKRQPAASDLRLVMAIIKTITDLERIGDVAARIARTVIENRNKKSPPLVSVENMGRHTVKMLHDVLDAFARMDVDAAFKVYQEDAKVDREYESIIRELMTYMMEDPRSIPQVLNVLWCVRSLERVGDRCQNISEYIIYFVKGKDIRHINHDEVRDLLAK, from the coding sequence ATGGATAATTTAACATTAGGCCGTCATATTTCCGGTCAATTTAATGCAGAATTAGAAAGCATCCGTAATCAAGTCATGGTGATGGGTGGTTTAGTTGAAGAACAGTTAAATTCAGCAATTGAAGTATTAACATCACAAGATTTAGACATGGCGAACAAGATCATTGGTACCGATAAAAGCGTCAACTCAATGGAAGTGGCTGTTGATGAAGCTTGCACCCGTATTATTGCTAAGCGTCAACCCGCAGCAAGTGATTTACGTTTAGTGATGGCGATTATCAAAACCATTACCGATTTAGAGCGTATTGGTGACGTCGCCGCTCGTATTGCCCGTACAGTCATTGAAAACCGTAACAAAAAATCACCACCGCTGGTTAGCGTGGAAAATATGGGGCGTCATACCGTAAAAATGCTGCATGATGTACTAGATGCATTTGCCCGCATGGATGTGGATGCGGCATTTAAAGTGTATCAAGAAGATGCCAAAGTTGACCGTGAATACGAAAGTATTATCCGTGAACTGATGACGTATATGATGGAAGATCCACGTTCAATCCCACAGGTGTTGAACGTATTATGGTGTGTGCGTTCACTCGAACGTGTTGGCGACCGTTGTCAGAATATCTCTGAATACATCATTTACTTTGTGAAAGGTAAAGATATTCGTCATATTAACCATGATGAAGTCAGAGACTTATTAGCAAAATAA
- a CDS encoding alpha/beta hydrolase codes for MHSVLMASDGREIKLFAWLPEQEVRHVMVLSHGMAEHIQRYERFALACNAAGIAVYGANHRGHGTDAPVLGHYADANGWQKVIGDLDLIIDEVAKRHTVPLVLFGHSMGSFIAQQYAILHGNKLNGLILSGSNYQHPIMYKLATLVSKIEKVRIGARSPSRFLDFVSFGAFNRKFKPPRTASDWLSRDPEQVDKYINDDYCGFPCSPQFWLDFMSGLITISKKSEIAKIPNQLPIYIFSGEQDPVGLQGKGVLALKKHIVNSGCEQVQYKLYPGGRHEMLNESNANEVFNDVTDWVTSTIV; via the coding sequence ATGCATTCTGTGCTGATGGCGAGTGATGGCCGCGAGATAAAATTATTTGCTTGGTTACCTGAGCAAGAGGTTCGTCATGTTATGGTATTAAGCCACGGCATGGCAGAGCATATACAACGCTATGAAAGGTTTGCGTTAGCCTGTAATGCGGCTGGTATTGCGGTTTATGGTGCTAATCATCGTGGTCATGGTACAGATGCACCAGTATTAGGTCATTATGCTGATGCTAACGGTTGGCAGAAAGTGATCGGTGATTTAGACCTTATTATTGATGAAGTCGCTAAGCGTCATACTGTACCGTTAGTATTATTTGGTCACAGTATGGGCTCTTTCATTGCTCAGCAATATGCCATTTTACACGGTAATAAACTCAATGGGTTGATACTTAGTGGTTCTAATTATCAACACCCGATCATGTATAAACTGGCTACTTTGGTCAGTAAAATTGAAAAAGTGCGTATTGGTGCCCGTTCGCCAAGTCGATTTTTGGATTTTGTGTCATTTGGCGCGTTCAATCGTAAATTCAAGCCGCCGCGCACAGCATCGGATTGGTTAAGTCGTGATCCTGAGCAAGTCGACAAGTACATTAATGATGATTATTGTGGTTTCCCCTGTAGTCCACAATTTTGGCTCGATTTCATGTCGGGTTTAATTACCATTAGCAAGAAGTCAGAGATAGCCAAAATTCCCAATCAATTGCCGATTTATATTTTTAGTGGTGAGCAAGATCCAGTCGGTTTACAAGGTAAAGGTGTATTAGCACTAAAAAAACATATTGTTAACAGTGGTTGTGAGCAAGTGCAATATAAGCTTTATCCCGGTGGTCGCCACGAGATGCTCAATGAATCCAATGCCAATGAGGTATTTAACGATGTAACGGATTGGGTTACATCAACAATTGTTTAA
- the aceB gene encoding malate synthase A produces MTANTQSNETGSLVFHGEINQEQQQILNPAAVALLTELVEKFAPQVDELLNQRVKKQARMDAGELPDFLPETAHIRAGDWKIQGIPAKLQDRRVEITGPVDRKMVINALNARVKVFMADFEDSFSPTWAGVLDGQVNLRDAVNGTIEYTNPANGKHYTLDEDPATLICRVRGIHLPEKHITFNGKIVPGCLVDFALFFSNNYEALLAKGAGPYFYIPKLQSHHESKWWSEVFSYAEDKVNLARGTIKATLLIETIPAVFEMEEILYSMKEHIVALNCGRWDYIFSYIKTLRKHPDRVLPDRHSVTMDKSFLSAYSRLLIKTCHKRGALAMGGMAAFIPAKTAEANDKVLTKVTADKTLEAKNGHDGTWVAHPGLADTAMGVMNEYIGAGNANQINVLREDDAPVTAAELLEPCSGERTETGMRLNIRIGVRYLEAWISGNGCVPIYGLMEDAATAEISRASIWQWIQHGKTLSNGKIVTKALFCQLLQEELVVIRDEEIGIEAYEQGRFAEASKLFEELTVSEHLAEFLTLSGYDLLD; encoded by the coding sequence ATGACTGCCAATACCCAGTCTAATGAAACAGGTTCTCTGGTTTTCCATGGGGAAATCAACCAAGAACAACAACAGATCCTAAATCCTGCAGCAGTTGCGTTGTTGACTGAGTTAGTAGAAAAGTTCGCTCCTCAAGTCGATGAGTTACTAAACCAACGTGTAAAAAAACAAGCACGTATGGATGCTGGTGAGCTTCCAGACTTCTTACCTGAAACTGCGCATATCCGTGCAGGCGATTGGAAAATTCAAGGTATCCCAGCAAAACTTCAAGATCGTCGCGTAGAAATTACTGGTCCAGTTGACCGTAAAATGGTGATTAATGCCTTAAACGCACGCGTTAAAGTATTCATGGCTGATTTTGAAGATTCATTTTCGCCAACATGGGCTGGTGTATTAGATGGTCAAGTAAACTTACGTGATGCTGTAAATGGAACGATTGAATATACCAACCCTGCGAACGGTAAACATTATACCTTAGATGAAGATCCAGCGACGCTTATTTGTCGTGTTCGTGGTATACACCTACCAGAAAAACACATTACCTTTAATGGTAAAATTGTACCGGGTTGTTTAGTTGATTTTGCACTGTTCTTCTCTAATAACTACGAAGCGCTATTAGCCAAAGGTGCCGGACCTTACTTCTACATTCCTAAACTACAAAGTCATCATGAATCAAAATGGTGGAGTGAAGTATTTAGCTATGCAGAAGATAAAGTAAATCTTGCGCGCGGTACGATCAAAGCAACACTACTGATTGAAACTATTCCTGCTGTATTCGAAATGGAAGAAATTCTATATAGCATGAAAGAACACATTGTTGCCCTTAACTGTGGTCGTTGGGATTACATATTTAGCTACATTAAAACGCTGCGTAAGCACCCAGATCGCGTACTACCAGACCGCCACTCAGTCACCATGGATAAATCGTTTCTTAGCGCTTACTCACGTTTATTAATCAAAACATGTCATAAACGTGGAGCCCTTGCGATGGGCGGTATGGCTGCATTTATTCCAGCTAAAACAGCTGAAGCAAACGATAAAGTATTAACTAAAGTAACCGCAGATAAGACCCTAGAAGCAAAAAATGGTCATGACGGTACTTGGGTTGCTCACCCTGGCTTAGCAGATACTGCGATGGGGGTAATGAATGAATACATTGGTGCAGGTAATGCTAACCAAATTAACGTTTTACGTGAAGACGATGCACCGGTTACGGCTGCTGAGTTACTTGAACCTTGTTCTGGTGAACGTACAGAAACGGGCATGCGTTTAAATATCCGTATCGGTGTACGTTACCTAGAAGCGTGGATCTCGGGTAATGGTTGCGTGCCTATCTACGGTCTAATGGAAGATGCGGCAACCGCTGAAATCTCTCGTGCGTCAATTTGGCAGTGGATCCAACACGGCAAAACATTAAGTAACGGTAAAATTGTCACCAAAGCATTATTCTGCCAATTATTACAAGAAGAACTGGTGGTCATTCGGGATGAAGAAATTGGCATTGAAGCTTACGAGCAAGGTCGTTTTGCTGAAGCATCTAAACTGTTTGAAGAGCTCACAGTCAGTGAACACCTTGCTGAATTTTTAACGCTATCTGGTTATGATTTATTAGATTAG
- a CDS encoding isocitrate lyase, which yields MSIYKNDIDSVATLKAEQGSKWAAINPEYAARMRTQNRFKTGLEVAQFTADIMRADMAEYDQDSSQYTQSLGCWHGFTAQQMMMAVKRHEKTTKKSYVYLSGWMVAALRSEFGPLPDQSMHEKTSVPALIEEIYTFLRQADARELDILFNELDDARNNGGDVVAAQAAIDNHETHVVPIIADIDAGFGNEEATYLLAKKMIEAGACCIQIENQVSDAKQCGHQAGKVTVPHEDFLAKINAVRYAFLELGIDNGIIVARTDSLGAGLTQKVPVSQTPGDLASQYNAFLETTPVESAADVAEGDMIIKLNGKLVKPTRLASGLYAFREGTEIDRVVLDCIVSLQNGADLLWIETEKPHVGQIAHMVNEVRKVVPDAKLVYNNSPSFNWTLNFRQQEYAAWVEAGKDVSAYPDPATDPRGLMDEKFDTTELALAADKKIQTFQADSAREAGIFHHLITLPTYHETALGTDILSEGYFGELGMLAYVRDIQRKEIRREQASVKHQNLAGSDIGDAHKGYFSGDNALKAGGEDNTMNQF from the coding sequence ATGTCTATATACAAAAATGATATCGATTCAGTTGCCACACTAAAAGCTGAACAAGGTTCTAAATGGGCCGCTATTAACCCAGAATATGCCGCGCGTATGCGTACTCAAAATCGTTTCAAAACTGGTCTTGAAGTGGCACAGTTTACTGCTGATATCATGCGTGCAGATATGGCGGAATACGACCAAGATTCTTCACAATATACGCAGTCTTTAGGTTGCTGGCATGGTTTCACAGCCCAACAAATGATGATGGCTGTTAAACGTCACGAAAAAACCACCAAGAAAAGCTACGTTTACCTTTCTGGTTGGATGGTTGCGGCACTGCGTTCTGAGTTTGGTCCGTTACCAGACCAATCAATGCACGAAAAAACCTCGGTACCGGCACTAATCGAAGAAATTTATACGTTCCTACGTCAAGCAGATGCACGTGAACTCGATATCTTATTCAACGAATTAGATGATGCCCGTAACAACGGCGGTGACGTAGTCGCAGCACAAGCCGCTATCGACAACCACGAAACACATGTAGTGCCAATCATTGCTGATATCGATGCCGGTTTTGGTAACGAAGAAGCAACGTACCTCCTGGCTAAGAAAATGATTGAAGCCGGTGCATGTTGTATCCAAATTGAAAACCAAGTATCTGATGCTAAACAATGTGGTCACCAAGCAGGTAAAGTAACGGTTCCGCACGAAGATTTCCTAGCGAAAATCAACGCGGTACGTTATGCATTCCTTGAGTTGGGTATCGACAACGGTATTATCGTGGCACGTACTGACTCATTAGGCGCTGGCCTAACGCAAAAAGTACCGGTATCGCAAACGCCAGGTGACTTAGCATCGCAATACAATGCATTCCTAGAAACAACGCCAGTTGAATCTGCAGCAGACGTTGCCGAAGGCGACATGATCATCAAGCTAAACGGTAAATTAGTGAAACCAACCCGTTTAGCGTCTGGTCTGTATGCATTCCGTGAAGGCACCGAGATTGACCGCGTGGTACTTGATTGTATCGTTAGCTTACAAAACGGCGCTGATTTATTGTGGATTGAAACTGAAAAACCACACGTAGGTCAAATCGCTCACATGGTTAACGAAGTACGTAAAGTGGTTCCTGATGCGAAATTGGTTTATAACAACTCACCATCATTCAACTGGACGCTTAACTTCCGTCAACAAGAATACGCAGCATGGGTTGAAGCAGGTAAAGATGTATCCGCCTACCCAGATCCAGCAACAGACCCACGCGGCCTGATGGATGAGAAGTTCGATACGACAGAACTAGCACTCGCAGCAGATAAGAAAATACAAACGTTCCAAGCGGATTCTGCACGTGAAGCCGGTATCTTCCATCACTTGATCACATTGCCGACTTACCATGAAACAGCACTGGGTACCGATATTCTGTCTGAAGGTTACTTCGGTGAACTGGGTATGCTTGCATATGTACGTGATATTCAACGTAAAGAAATCCGTCGTGAACAGGCTTCTGTTAAGCACCAAAACCTAGCGGGTTCAGATATTGGTGATGCTCATAAAGGTTACTTCTCTGGTGATAACGCGCTTAAAGCTGGCGGCGAAGACAACACCATGAACCAGTTCTAA
- a CDS encoding LysR family transcriptional regulator has protein sequence MLTRLHYFNCVVETGSISAASRVFDVQPSSISRQLAALEKDLGIRLLNRTTRNIGLTEAGSTYYEYSQRIIAELDEANRVVNDLQKEPQGTLKLSMTVGFGESCILPLIPEFKKQYPKIKVQLELSERVIDLVEENVDIAIRSGRLPDSNLIARKLLDNDFILCASPEYIAEHGTPNSPNGLAKFDCITYGYSGWRDWFLMAGKPIKLTIVDHLTVNSVNGQKQLLLNHAGFALMPRWAINNELKNNKLVHVLPEYILSPYESISSTYAIYLKRDLISPKISVFLDFIKNKLKSVTH, from the coding sequence ATGCTTACTCGTTTACATTATTTTAATTGCGTTGTGGAAACCGGCAGTATTTCCGCAGCCAGTCGGGTATTTGATGTGCAACCGTCCTCAATTTCACGCCAATTAGCCGCGTTAGAAAAAGATCTCGGCATTCGATTACTGAACAGAACCACCCGTAATATCGGCTTAACTGAAGCTGGGTCGACTTATTATGAATATTCCCAACGTATTATTGCGGAACTGGACGAAGCTAACCGTGTTGTAAATGATTTACAGAAAGAACCTCAAGGAACGCTAAAACTCAGTATGACAGTCGGTTTTGGGGAAAGCTGTATTTTGCCACTGATTCCTGAATTCAAAAAACAATACCCTAAAATAAAAGTACAACTGGAGTTGTCCGAACGTGTCATTGATTTAGTCGAAGAAAATGTGGATATTGCCATCCGCAGTGGGCGTTTACCCGACTCAAACCTAATTGCGCGTAAGCTGCTCGATAATGACTTTATATTGTGTGCGAGTCCTGAATATATTGCCGAGCATGGTACTCCAAACTCACCCAATGGTTTAGCTAAGTTTGATTGTATTACTTATGGCTATTCTGGCTGGCGAGACTGGTTTTTAATGGCAGGTAAACCGATTAAGTTAACGATTGTTGACCATTTAACGGTGAATTCGGTGAACGGTCAAAAGCAATTATTATTAAACCATGCTGGATTTGCACTTATGCCTCGCTGGGCGATAAATAACGAACTAAAAAATAACAAATTAGTGCATGTATTACCTGAGTATATATTAAGCCCTTATGAAAGCATTAGTTCAACTTATGCTATCTATTTAAAGCGTGATCTTATCTCGCCGAAGATTTCAGTGTTTCTTGATTTTATTAAAAATAAACTTAAGTCTGTCACGCACTAA
- a CDS encoding zinc-dependent alcohol dehydrogenase family protein, whose product MKAMIIKEIGTSDVFQLVEKAKPILKSGHMVVEVKATSVNPLDTMLRSIELPWSANLPEILHGDVAGIVVEVSEDVTDFNVGDEVYGMAGGINGVDGALAELMLVDARLMAQKPKTLTMKQAAALPLVAITSYEALVHKMNVQAGDNVLIHGATGGVGHIAVQLAKVLGATVTSTHSTANAELAKTVGADNLVDHSKETVADYVQAYTGGMGFDKIFDTVAGENIQKSFEAAKFNGHVATILPIENVLQVALKSLSFHSVLMLIPLCHGINHESHGRILTEIATLVDAGKITPIIDDSNFSIWEVAQAHDHLGSGKAVGKVTLTA is encoded by the coding sequence ATGAAAGCAATGATCATTAAAGAAATCGGTACAAGCGATGTTTTTCAATTAGTAGAAAAAGCAAAACCAATACTAAAATCTGGTCACATGGTTGTAGAAGTAAAAGCAACAAGCGTAAACCCGCTTGATACTATGTTACGTTCCATTGAACTGCCTTGGTCTGCAAACTTACCAGAAATACTACACGGCGACGTTGCTGGTATCGTGGTTGAAGTAAGCGAAGATGTAACAGATTTTAACGTTGGTGATGAAGTTTACGGTATGGCTGGCGGCATTAACGGTGTTGATGGTGCCCTTGCTGAGTTGATGTTAGTTGATGCACGTTTAATGGCACAAAAGCCTAAAACACTTACGATGAAACAAGCGGCTGCATTACCACTTGTTGCTATCACGTCATACGAAGCGCTAGTACACAAAATGAATGTACAAGCCGGTGATAACGTTCTTATTCATGGTGCAACGGGTGGCGTAGGTCATATCGCAGTACAACTTGCAAAAGTACTTGGCGCAACAGTAACGTCTACTCACTCAACGGCTAACGCAGAATTGGCGAAAACGGTAGGTGCCGATAACTTAGTCGATCACAGCAAAGAAACAGTGGCTGACTATGTACAAGCGTACACTGGCGGTATGGGTTTTGATAAGATCTTTGATACTGTGGCTGGCGAAAACATCCAGAAATCATTTGAAGCAGCTAAATTCAATGGTCACGTAGCGACAATTTTACCAATTGAAAACGTACTACAAGTGGCACTTAAAAGCTTGTCATTCCACAGTGTATTAATGTTGATCCCGTTATGCCACGGTATTAACCACGAGTCACACGGCCGCATTTTAACTGAAATTGCAACACTGGTTGATGCCGGTAAAATCACGCCAATCATTGATGACAGTAACTTTTCTATCTGGGAAGTAGCACAAGCACACGATCACCTAGGATCAGGTAAAGCGGTTGGTAAAGTAACCCTAACCGCTTAA
- a CDS encoding slipin family protein, with the protein MQAILSSGMLFTGAIIFLLLLLTISMFRILREYERGVIFFLGRFEKVKGPGLIIVIPMIQQMVRVDLRTVVMDVPSQDVISRDNVSVRVNAVIYFRVIDPQKAIINVENFLQATSQLAQTTLRSVLGQHELDEMLANRDVLNVDIQEILDSRTDGWGIKVSNVEIKHVDLNETMIRAIARQAEAERTRRAKVIHASGEMEASDKLVEAAAKLAEEPNAILLRYLQTLTEIASEKNSTILFPMPIELLANLMPNKTKKAEDKTKHDNNG; encoded by the coding sequence ATGCAAGCAATCCTCAGTAGCGGCATGTTATTTACCGGAGCAATCATATTCTTATTACTCCTGCTAACCATCAGCATGTTTCGGATCTTACGTGAGTACGAACGTGGAGTTATCTTTTTTCTCGGTCGTTTTGAAAAAGTCAAAGGACCCGGTCTGATCATCGTGATACCAATGATTCAGCAAATGGTACGCGTCGATTTACGTACCGTGGTAATGGATGTACCCAGTCAGGATGTCATCAGTCGCGATAATGTCTCGGTGCGGGTTAATGCGGTAATTTATTTTCGCGTCATTGATCCACAAAAAGCCATTATCAATGTCGAAAACTTCCTGCAGGCGACATCACAACTCGCACAGACCACATTACGTTCGGTATTAGGTCAACATGAGCTGGATGAAATGTTAGCCAACAGAGACGTGCTCAATGTCGATATTCAAGAGATCTTAGATTCACGCACCGATGGCTGGGGGATCAAGGTATCGAACGTCGAAATAAAGCACGTTGATTTAAACGAAACCATGATCAGAGCGATTGCACGGCAGGCGGAGGCCGAGAGAACACGACGGGCAAAAGTCATTCATGCATCAGGGGAAATGGAGGCCTCCGACAAATTGGTCGAAGCGGCAGCGAAACTAGCCGAAGAGCCCAATGCAATCCTACTGCGTTATCTGCAAACGTTAACCGAGATCGCCAGTGAGAAAAACTCCACCATCTTATTTCCAATGCCAATCGAATTACTTGCTAATTTAATGCCCAATAAAACAAAGAAAGCAGAGGATAAGACCAAGCACGATAATAACGGCTAA